The following coding sequences are from one Musa acuminata AAA Group cultivar baxijiao chromosome BXJ2-4, Cavendish_Baxijiao_AAA, whole genome shotgun sequence window:
- the LOC103974268 gene encoding serine/arginine-rich splicing factor SR45a isoform X2: MGLSHSRSQSPRPRNHTRSRSRSHDRNETANHGNTLYVTGLSSRVTERDLEDHFSREGKVVGCHLVVEPRTRASRGFAFVTMDTTEDADRCIKYLNQSILEGRCITVEKSRRGRPRTPTPGKYLGVVSTRDSYRSDRGRYYGGYSRDDYGGGGGGGGYRRSPKHSPYWGGGSPRRSPYGGRSRREQSRSPYYAYRSPERAAGYGRRPNGYGR, encoded by the exons ATGGGTTTGTCCCACTCCAGATCTCAGTCTCCTCGGCCTAGAAACCACACAAGGTCACGGTCCAGAAGTCATGACAG GAATGAAACGGCGAATCATGGAAATACTCTTTATGTAACAGGACTTTCATCCAGGGTTACAGAAAGGGACTTGGAGGATCACTTCTCCAGGGAAGGAAAG GTTGTTGGATGTCACCTAGTTGTTGAACCTCGCACACGTGCCTCTCGTGGTTTTGCATTTGTGACCATGGACACCACGGAAGATGCAGACCGTTGTATCAAGTATCTCAATCAGTCAATCCTGGAAGGAAGATGTATAACGGTGGAGAAG TCAAGGAGGGGACGCCCACGAACACCTACGCCGGGAAAGTACCTTGGTGTGGTCAGCACACGAGACA GTTATCGAAGCGATCGTGGAAGATACTATGGAGGCTACAGCCGCGATGactatggtggtggtggtggtggtggtggctatcGCAGATCTCCAAAACACTCTCCTTACTGGGGCGGCGGCTCCCCACGGAGGTCACCATATGGTGGTAGGTCCAGAAGAGAACAATCCAGGTCACCTTATTATGCATACAGAAGCCCAGAGAGAGCTGCAGGCTATGGGCGTCGCCCAAATGGCTATGGTAGGTAG
- the LOC103974268 gene encoding serine/arginine-rich splicing factor SR45a isoform X1, which produces MADSPRRRYSRSPSPYKGGSKTRSRSMGLSHSRSQSPRPRNHTRSRSRSHDRNETANHGNTLYVTGLSSRVTERDLEDHFSREGKVVGCHLVVEPRTRASRGFAFVTMDTTEDADRCIKYLNQSILEGRCITVEKSRRGRPRTPTPGKYLGVVSTRDSYRSDRGRYYGGYSRDDYGGGGGGGGYRRSPKHSPYWGGGSPRRSPYGGRSRREQSRSPYYAYRSPERAAGYGRRPNGYGR; this is translated from the exons ATG GCGGATTCTCCACGCAGGAG GTACTCACGGTCCCCATCTCCATACAAGGGTGGCTCTAAAACAAGGTCTCGGTCCATGGGTTTGTCCCACTCCAGATCTCAGTCTCCTCGGCCTAGAAACCACACAAGGTCACGGTCCAGAAGTCATGACAG GAATGAAACGGCGAATCATGGAAATACTCTTTATGTAACAGGACTTTCATCCAGGGTTACAGAAAGGGACTTGGAGGATCACTTCTCCAGGGAAGGAAAG GTTGTTGGATGTCACCTAGTTGTTGAACCTCGCACACGTGCCTCTCGTGGTTTTGCATTTGTGACCATGGACACCACGGAAGATGCAGACCGTTGTATCAAGTATCTCAATCAGTCAATCCTGGAAGGAAGATGTATAACGGTGGAGAAG TCAAGGAGGGGACGCCCACGAACACCTACGCCGGGAAAGTACCTTGGTGTGGTCAGCACACGAGACA GTTATCGAAGCGATCGTGGAAGATACTATGGAGGCTACAGCCGCGATGactatggtggtggtggtggtggtggtggctatcGCAGATCTCCAAAACACTCTCCTTACTGGGGCGGCGGCTCCCCACGGAGGTCACCATATGGTGGTAGGTCCAGAAGAGAACAATCCAGGTCACCTTATTATGCATACAGAAGCCCAGAGAGAGCTGCAGGCTATGGGCGTCGCCCAAATGGCTATGGTAGGTAG